A window from uncultured Campylobacter sp. encodes these proteins:
- a CDS encoding M24 family metallopeptidase, protein MKNFILKDENAVYHECGYSCDNAIFLSLAGRKFFLTDARYSIEARELCKDTEVIEVKRNLIKDARLFLRKAGVKELGYNPYDFSAGEWETLSKGLGIRFKARANFSQISRIIKSEDEIKILKQAAQLGAERFDEFAAFVRANGEGMSEEELFFNAELIFKKKGELALSFLPIVAINENAAKAHALPGKKRLRHGDLLLLDAGVKFNRYCSDRTRTACFDENFNFGKEQNFKNAKQQEIYEIVKEAQALAIAAVMPGKKASEIDAAARDFIAAQGFGEAFFHSTGHGVGVDIHELPFISKRGDTVLKEGMVFSVEPGIYLPGEFGVRIEDVVVVRENGAEILSEQIR, encoded by the coding sequence TTGAAAAATTTTATCCTAAAGGACGAAAACGCCGTTTACCACGAGTGCGGATACAGTTGCGACAACGCGATATTTTTGAGTCTCGCGGGGCGCAAATTTTTCCTCACCGATGCGCGTTATAGCATCGAGGCGCGCGAGCTTTGCAAAGACACCGAAGTGATCGAGGTCAAGCGAAATTTGATAAAAGACGCGCGGCTGTTTTTGCGAAAAGCGGGCGTAAAGGAGCTTGGCTACAACCCGTACGATTTTAGCGCGGGCGAGTGGGAAACTCTAAGCAAGGGGCTTGGGATAAGATTTAAGGCGCGGGCGAATTTTTCGCAAATTTCGCGCATAATAAAATCAGAGGATGAGATAAAAATTTTAAAGCAAGCGGCGCAACTAGGCGCTGAAAGATTTGACGAATTTGCCGCGTTCGTGCGCGCTAACGGCGAAGGGATGAGCGAAGAGGAGCTGTTTTTTAACGCCGAGCTCATCTTTAAGAAAAAGGGCGAGCTCGCGCTTAGCTTTTTGCCTATCGTCGCGATCAACGAAAACGCCGCCAAGGCGCACGCTCTGCCCGGTAAAAAGCGTTTGCGGCACGGCGATTTGCTCCTGCTTGACGCGGGGGTTAAATTTAACCGCTACTGCTCGGATAGGACGCGCACGGCGTGCTTTGACGAAAATTTTAACTTCGGCAAGGAGCAAAATTTTAAAAACGCCAAACAGCAAGAAATTTACGAGATCGTAAAAGAGGCGCAAGCTCTGGCGATCGCGGCGGTTATGCCTGGTAAAAAGGCAAGCGAGATCGATGCGGCGGCTAGGGATTTTATCGCCGCTCAGGGCTTTGGCGAAGCGTTTTTCCACAGCACCGGACACGGCGTCGGAGTCGATATCCATGAGCTTCCGTTCATCTCAAAGCGCGGAGATACCGTGCTAAAAGAGGGGATGGTCTTTAGCGTGGAGCCGGGAATTTACTTGCCGGGCGAGTTTGGCGTGCGCATAGAGGACGTCGTGGTCGTACGCGAAAACGGGGCTGAAATTTTAAGCGAGCAGATCCGATGA
- a CDS encoding 4-oxalocrotonate tautomerase family protein, which translates to MPYINVKITKERGGLSREQKARLVKNLTDALVAVLGRGEKTTVVTIDEISTDDYAIGGRLVSEIRERQS; encoded by the coding sequence ATGCCCTACATAAACGTCAAAATTACCAAAGAACGTGGCGGCTTAAGTCGCGAACAAAAAGCAAGGCTCGTCAAGAATCTCACCGACGCCCTCGTAGCCGTGCTGGGCAGGGGCGAGAAAACCACGGTAGTTACGATAGATGAAATATCCACTGACGACTATGCGATCGGCGGGCGGCTAGTAAGCGAAATCAGGGAGCGGCAGAGCTAA
- a CDS encoding dUTP diphosphatase — MENYKKVKEMFLMQQALNDETNGVGWEDGYTKNGKLINWKRCIYMECAELIDSFAWKHWKNISAAPDVNNILIEIVDIWHFVMSYILEQYYGSKDIDHIVSDVTAVSGFAEFSSYAYDVREYSIYEIVNDIELIIHETSGFELQIGELLTDFFRVAIKCGVSLDILFAKYIGKNVLNKFRQNNGYKEGSYRKIWGDLEDNEVLIEVLSKGAVSASEIYEQLQKIYDATK; from the coding sequence ATGGAAAATTATAAAAAAGTAAAAGAGATGTTTTTGATGCAGCAAGCCCTAAACGACGAAACAAATGGCGTGGGCTGGGAGGACGGCTATACAAAAAACGGCAAACTTATCAACTGGAAGCGCTGCATTTACATGGAATGCGCAGAGCTTATCGATAGCTTTGCGTGGAAGCATTGGAAAAATATCTCTGCAGCGCCGGACGTGAATAATATCCTCATCGAGATCGTTGATATTTGGCACTTCGTGATGAGTTATATTTTAGAGCAATATTACGGCAGCAAAGACATCGATCACATCGTAAGCGATGTCACGGCAGTGAGTGGATTTGCGGAGTTTAGCTCCTACGCCTACGACGTGCGCGAATACAGCATCTACGAGATCGTAAACGACATCGAGCTCATAATCCATGAAACAAGCGGCTTTGAGCTGCAAATCGGCGAGCTACTGACCGATTTTTTTCGCGTGGCGATTAAATGTGGCGTGAGCTTAGACATACTTTTTGCCAAATATATTGGCAAAAACGTGCTAAATAAATTCCGCCAAAATAACGGTTATAAAGAGGGCAGCTACCGCAAAATCTGGGGAGACCTTGAAGATAACGAGGTGCTAATCGAGGTGCTATCAAAAGGCGCAGTAAGCGCAAGCGAAATTTACGAGCAATTGCAAAAGATCTACGACGCGACGAAGTAG
- the luxS gene encoding S-ribosylhomocysteine lyase — translation MPLLDSFKVDHTRMNAPGVRLAKSMRTKSGDKISVYDLRFCRPNLEIMSERGTHTLEHLFAGFMREHLNSADVEIIDISPMGCRTGFYMSVIGAPCESAVAAAWSASMKDILGVGSQADIPELNKFQCGTFAMHSLAEAKQIAQNVLNKGIGVIKNDEIALDPSKIK, via the coding sequence ATGCCATTGTTAGATAGTTTTAAGGTCGATCATACCCGCATGAATGCCCCTGGCGTGCGGCTTGCAAAGAGCATGCGCACCAAAAGCGGCGATAAAATCAGCGTCTATGATCTGCGGTTTTGTCGCCCGAATTTAGAGATCATGAGCGAGCGCGGCACCCACACGCTGGAGCATCTTTTCGCGGGCTTTATGCGCGAGCACCTAAATAGCGCGGACGTCGAGATCATCGACATCTCGCCGATGGGGTGCCGCACAGGCTTTTATATGAGCGTGATCGGCGCGCCTTGCGAGAGTGCCGTCGCGGCGGCGTGGAGCGCAAGTATGAAGGATATTTTGGGCGTGGGCTCTCAAGCGGATATCCCCGAGCTAAATAAATTTCAATGCGGCACCTTCGCGATGCACTCGCTAGCTGAAGCTAAACAGATCGCACAAAACGTGCTAAATAAGGGAATCGGCGTGATTAAAAACGACGAGATCGCACTGGATCCAAGCAAGATAAAATAG
- a CDS encoding EI24 domain-containing protein: MGRIFNLAKQDFFTRKFILLSLLPLVCSLIILGTLAFFGGKELFDALSQGAQSGDFSFLDEQRFPVIAKILSFAATKWIIGAIFSVFASFAVLMLSVFCALIIAAFLTPAVTKEINARHYHLIRADEASMARVLKLMSLEILKFLAILFICSVLLFVPVINLFIINVPFFYIYYKLVLIDVASNALSAKSFERCYKMGGGYKFALSAFIFYLLCLIPLVGLFFQLFFIIFLTHIVLIDESARNKNR; encoded by the coding sequence ATGGGTAGAATTTTTAATTTGGCAAAGCAGGATTTTTTTACGCGCAAGTTTATTTTGCTCTCGCTACTACCACTTGTGTGCTCGCTTATAATCTTGGGCACGCTCGCATTTTTCGGCGGCAAAGAGCTTTTTGACGCACTTTCGCAGGGCGCGCAAAGCGGCGATTTTAGCTTCTTGGACGAACAGCGCTTTCCGGTAATTGCAAAAATTCTAAGCTTTGCTGCTACGAAGTGGATTATCGGCGCGATTTTTTCGGTGTTTGCCAGCTTTGCGGTGCTGATGCTTAGCGTGTTTTGCGCGCTTATCATCGCGGCCTTTCTGACGCCCGCAGTCACTAAAGAGATCAACGCCCGCCACTACCACCTAATCCGCGCGGATGAAGCGAGCATGGCGCGAGTACTGAAGCTGATGAGCCTTGAAATTTTAAAATTTTTAGCGATTTTATTTATCTGTTCGGTGCTTTTGTTCGTGCCGGTAATAAATTTATTCATAATCAACGTGCCGTTTTTTTATATCTATTACAAGCTGGTTCTAATCGACGTCGCTTCAAACGCGTTAAGCGCGAAAAGCTTCGAGCGCTGCTATAAAATGGGCGGCGGATATAAATTTGCCCTAAGCGCTTTTATTTTTTACCTGCTGTGTTTGATCCCGCTGGTAGGATTATTTTTCCAGCTATTTTTCATCATCTTTTTGACGCACATAGTGCTGATAGACGAAAGCGCCCGCAATAAAAATCGCTAA
- the folK gene encoding 2-amino-4-hydroxy-6-hydroxymethyldihydropteridine diphosphokinase, whose amino-acid sequence MNLRLKKNGFYECADALCVVKSAVFPMRHRERGNFKNLYLLGLGGNLGDVRRRFERFYRVLQSDARFFVAQNSPILKNKPFGFLDQPDFLNAVMLVQSSLPPLTLLKIMQRVELKFGRKRSFKNAPRTLDVDILYASAKVRACERLMLPHPGACERISVILPLGEMKFKRGLICKLKS is encoded by the coding sequence ATGAACTTGCGACTTAAGAAAAATGGATTTTACGAGTGCGCGGACGCGCTGTGCGTCGTAAAAAGCGCTGTTTTCCCGATGAGGCACCGCGAGCGAGGAAATTTTAAAAATTTATACCTGCTCGGACTCGGCGGGAATTTAGGGGATGTCAGGCGGCGCTTTGAGCGATTTTATCGCGTTTTGCAAAGCGACGCGCGCTTTTTCGTAGCGCAAAATTCTCCGATCTTAAAAAACAAGCCGTTCGGCTTTTTAGATCAGCCCGATTTTTTAAACGCCGTAATGCTCGTGCAAAGCTCTCTACCACCGCTTACATTGCTTAAAATCATGCAGCGCGTAGAGCTGAAATTTGGGCGCAAAAGAAGCTTTAAAAACGCGCCGCGCACGCTGGACGTGGATATTTTATACGCAAGCGCGAAGGTGCGTGCCTGCGAGCGGTTAATGCTGCCGCATCCGGGTGCCTGCGAGCGCATAAGCGTGATTTTGCCACTTGGAGAGATGAAATTTAAAAGAGGACTGATATGCAAACTAAAATCGTAA
- a CDS encoding P-loop NTPase, whose translation MQTKIVNFLSAKGGVGKSVIAANFAEILSEQGYRTAIIEAPNLNNQEIILNALQRKRISLPSAVAVKISQNLTLVSPALASQNPASSQNSTNSTNSAAQNSIKNASSSTDNYVVRNSTDSAQNRGGDESGDSHNYAQKLTSSDGKNNSENSAASNSIANAAKNSTNCAAKKPQNCEDGWNFTESESLENFKSNDFTKQNSIPDENSQNYASKDEMKNSARSSNPEKAGNFANAKAHESPASFASELKEAGIFDFILIDAGLEYLRDFLSIGDENIVLCANEPCSISNTYALLKTLGASKKEVLFLLNFTASEDDAVMIYENLKSVAHRNISELGFKLLGFVPFCKQVAVCSQNRALFNSHYPFSPATIALRQSASRFLGKQGCEPIDMSAYRGVGGFLRKLSNLV comes from the coding sequence ATGCAAACTAAAATCGTAAATTTTTTAAGCGCCAAGGGCGGAGTCGGCAAGAGCGTGATTGCAGCAAATTTCGCCGAAATTCTAAGCGAGCAGGGCTACCGCACGGCGATCATAGAAGCGCCGAATTTAAACAATCAAGAGATCATTTTAAACGCTTTGCAAAGAAAGAGGATTTCGCTACCAAGCGCCGTCGCAGTAAAAATTTCTCAAAATTTAACGCTCGTCTCGCCCGCGCTTGCTTCACAAAATCCCGCGTCTTCACAAAATTCTACAAATAGCACGAATTCTGCGGCGCAAAATTCCATCAAAAACGCAAGCTCTAGCACAGATAATTACGTCGTGCGAAATTCTACGGATAGCGCACAAAATCGGGGAGGCGACGAAAGTGGCGACTCGCACAATTACGCGCAAAAACTCACGAGCTCTGATGGCAAAAACAACTCAGAAAATTCCGCCGCTTCAAATTCAATAGCAAACGCTGCAAAAAATTCTACGAATTGTGCAGCCAAAAAGCCGCAGAATTGCGAAGATGGATGGAATTTTACAGAATCAGAAAGCCTAGAGAATTTTAAAAGCAATGATTTCACCAAGCAAAATTCAATCCCTGACGAGAATTCTCAAAATTACGCGAGTAAAGATGAAATGAAAAATTCCGCCCGCTCATCAAATCCCGAAAAAGCCGGAAATTTCGCAAACGCAAAAGCTCACGAAAGCCCCGCTAGCTTCGCAAGCGAGCTGAAAGAGGCGGGAATCTTCGATTTTATTTTAATCGATGCGGGGCTTGAGTATCTTAGAGATTTTTTGAGCATCGGCGACGAAAATATCGTGCTGTGCGCGAACGAACCCTGCTCGATCAGCAACACCTATGCGCTTTTAAAGACGCTTGGGGCGAGCAAAAAAGAGGTTTTGTTTTTGCTAAATTTCACCGCGAGCGAGGATGATGCCGTGATGATTTACGAAAATCTAAAGTCGGTCGCACACCGCAATATAAGCGAACTGGGCTTTAAATTGCTAGGCTTTGTGCCGTTTTGCAAACAAGTAGCCGTATGCTCACAAAATCGCGCGCTTTTTAACTCGCACTATCCGTTTTCGCCCGCTACCATCGCGCTTAGACAGAGCGCCTCGCGATTTTTGGGCAAGCAGGGCTGTGAGCCGATCGATATGAGCGCTTACCGCGGCGTCGGCGGATTCTTACGAAAACTTAGCAACCTAGTATGA
- a CDS encoding cupin domain-containing protein: MQRIFHIKDAICSDERAVKTTFFTTEATCGAVWIVKRGQVVAPHIHPGGDDVWICLSGRGVFYPSKGEEVPICAGDLIISKSGECHGMKNTGDEDFVFASVTAPIPSGYEAL, from the coding sequence ATGCAAAGAATTTTTCATATAAAAGATGCTATTTGTAGCGACGAGCGAGCCGTAAAAACGACATTTTTTACTACGGAGGCCACTTGCGGCGCGGTTTGGATCGTCAAACGCGGCCAGGTCGTAGCGCCTCATATCCACCCCGGTGGCGATGACGTGTGGATCTGCTTAAGCGGACGCGGCGTGTTTTATCCGAGCAAGGGCGAGGAGGTGCCGATCTGTGCGGGCGATCTAATCATTTCCAAAAGCGGAGAGTGTCACGGTATGAAAAATACGGGCGATGAGGATTTTGTGTTTGCAAGCGTTACGGCGCCGATTCCGTCCGGCTACGAAGCGCTTTGA
- a CDS encoding DKNYY domain-containing protein, translated as MYEDFTQELKDERAQKKRKARAREAEADRKTIRDAPRGMPLWRKIALGATFVFAALSALILAAVINSADDYSPQEQIKYSDFYKKGDEIYALVVGAGYFVIPSADAASFRVLDFGSGYRSNVAADKNAVYCGNIAMSELEPARTKAVAFGYVSDGRVSYFCDGEAVPNDALGALKLTYQTLAHIFWDAPKPQSYLYKFKRVDATDLRQIAGVYYAAQGSRAFYKGEILPGADAASLRRIEGSDGRASGVYAADGANVYFKNLRLDARDNGGHYELLRQRLSYFLWDAKGGDVFANDLKFDPAAAPYTPLNRQLAHSNHLLFASLGGIYYFDENDGKQKRAADNPFAGEVRALSGSVFQSGKRIYFLEGAEVWGGGRSTRRLVARKSGLFALELPHEWRRVGGVHGGLYGWVYSNGGRFFYFDDLGSSQLIDRCIYEIRDLDLVEILLQKSSLGTSKIREMIKSGGLEAVDGELLFEVKTRVEF; from the coding sequence ATGTATGAGGATTTTACGCAAGAGCTAAAGGACGAGCGCGCGCAAAAGAAGCGCAAAGCTAGGGCACGTGAGGCAGAAGCAGATCGCAAGACTATACGAGACGCGCCTCGAGGCATGCCGCTTTGGCGCAAGATCGCGCTTGGCGCGACATTTGTATTCGCAGCCCTTAGCGCGCTTATTCTGGCGGCGGTTATAAATTCCGCAGACGACTACTCGCCGCAAGAGCAGATCAAATACAGCGATTTTTATAAAAAAGGAGATGAAATTTACGCCCTCGTGGTGGGCGCGGGCTATTTTGTGATACCGAGTGCGGACGCGGCGAGCTTTCGGGTTTTGGATTTCGGCTCCGGCTACCGCTCTAACGTCGCGGCGGATAAAAATGCCGTATATTGCGGAAACATCGCGATGAGCGAGCTGGAGCCAGCGCGCACGAAAGCCGTGGCGTTCGGATACGTAAGCGACGGGCGAGTTAGCTACTTTTGCGACGGCGAGGCGGTGCCAAACGACGCGCTGGGAGCTCTTAAGCTCACTTATCAAACCTTGGCGCATATTTTTTGGGATGCGCCCAAGCCGCAAAGCTACCTCTATAAATTTAAACGAGTGGACGCTACGGATCTGCGCCAAATCGCGGGCGTGTATTACGCTGCGCAGGGCTCTCGCGCGTTTTATAAAGGAGAGATTTTGCCGGGCGCCGATGCCGCGAGCCTGCGCCGGATAGAGGGAAGCGACGGCAGGGCGAGCGGCGTTTATGCCGCGGACGGCGCGAACGTGTATTTTAAAAATCTACGCCTTGACGCGCGCGATAACGGCGGGCATTACGAACTTTTGAGGCAGCGGTTGAGCTATTTTTTGTGGGATGCGAAAGGCGGCGACGTTTTTGCGAACGATCTGAAATTTGACCCAGCCGCCGCGCCTTATACTCCGCTAAATAGGCAGCTTGCGCACTCAAATCATCTACTTTTTGCCTCCCTTGGCGGCATCTACTATTTCGACGAGAACGACGGAAAGCAAAAGCGCGCGGCAGACAATCCCTTCGCTGGCGAGGTTCGCGCGCTTAGCGGTAGCGTATTTCAAAGCGGCAAACGGATATATTTTTTAGAAGGTGCCGAAGTTTGGGGCGGCGGCCGCAGCACTCGCAGGCTGGTCGCTCGCAAAAGCGGGCTTTTCGCGCTCGAGCTGCCGCACGAGTGGCGCAGGGTCGGCGGCGTGCACGGCGGGCTATACGGCTGGGTCTATTCAAACGGCGGGCGATTTTTCTACTTCGACGATCTGGGCTCTTCGCAGTTGATAGATCGGTGCATTTATGAGATCAGAGATCTAGATTTGGTTGAAATTTTGCTTCAAAAAAGCAGCCTTGGCACGAGTAAAATTCGCGAGATGATAAAGAGCGGCGGGCTTGAGGCGGTGGACGGCGAACTGCTTTTTGAGGTAAAGACGCGGGTGGAATTTTAG
- a CDS encoding TIGR00730 family Rossman fold protein: MQLKEILKDIKIARDNLKNVGKSATIFGSARFSEDNRYVKDAQKLCEELADLGYSIITGGGGGIMQGANRGAFARARTHSVGFNIMLPFEQKSNGFLTQGAKFSAFAPRKGALIENSEIFVIFPGGFGTLDEFFEILVLVQTGFKRARIYLYDEEFYAPLMEFFRTSLLKSGAINESDLQNFKLCDSVDEILTDVRRKENE, encoded by the coding sequence ATGCAATTAAAAGAAATTTTAAAAGACATCAAAATCGCCCGCGACAATCTCAAAAACGTGGGCAAAAGCGCCACGATCTTCGGCTCGGCGCGCTTTAGCGAGGATAATCGCTACGTAAAAGACGCGCAAAAGCTCTGCGAGGAGCTCGCCGATTTAGGATACTCGATCATCACCGGAGGAGGAGGCGGCATTATGCAAGGCGCCAACCGAGGCGCATTTGCGAGAGCGAGGACGCACAGCGTGGGCTTTAACATCATGCTGCCGTTTGAGCAAAAAAGCAACGGCTTTTTGACGCAGGGCGCGAAATTTTCGGCATTTGCACCGCGCAAAGGCGCTCTCATCGAAAACAGCGAAATTTTCGTCATCTTTCCTGGCGGATTTGGGACGCTGGATGAGTTTTTTGAAATTTTAGTGCTGGTGCAGACGGGCTTTAAGCGCGCACGGATCTATCTTTACGACGAGGAATTCTACGCACCGCTAATGGAGTTTTTCCGCACTTCGCTGCTAAAATCTGGCGCGATAAACGAAAGCGATCTGCAAAATTTCAAGCTCTGCGACAGCGTGGATGAAATTTTAACGGACGTGCGACGCAAGGAGAACGAATGA
- the mnmA gene encoding tRNA 2-thiouridine(34) synthase MnmA, which yields MKILVAMSGGVDSSMCAKLLQDAGHEVQGCYMKLHAKPGYHEANITKVRKVGEFLGIKIHILDLQDDFNRDVYEPFVQAYMDGLTPNPCALCNRRIKLGKLLEFAREQGFERLATGHYVRIEDGLLKAAADLSKDQSYFLANIDPTALEFMLFPLGGMYKKDVKETARTYAELSQIASASESSEICFVDTTYIDVLNRHTGTKMPGIVRDRAGNAIGTHEGYMHYTIGKRRGFTVHGAHEPHFVLSIDPHKNEIVVGGKEELATYEFDTENFNAFLSRDEILNMPGLGVKIRYRSAKLPVKISPRKDGGVHAVLSAPAAGIAPAQLAVFYDERDRVVASGFIK from the coding sequence ATGAAAATTTTAGTCGCGATGAGCGGCGGCGTGGATAGCTCGATGTGCGCGAAGCTGCTGCAGGACGCGGGGCACGAGGTGCAGGGCTGCTATATGAAGCTGCACGCAAAGCCCGGCTATCACGAGGCAAACATCACCAAGGTCCGCAAGGTGGGCGAGTTTTTGGGTATAAAAATCCACATTTTGGATCTGCAGGATGATTTTAATCGCGACGTTTACGAGCCCTTCGTGCAGGCCTATATGGATGGTCTTACGCCAAATCCGTGCGCGCTGTGTAACCGCCGTATAAAGCTAGGCAAGCTTTTGGAATTCGCGCGTGAGCAGGGCTTTGAGCGTCTAGCTACCGGGCATTACGTCCGTATCGAGGACGGGCTTTTAAAAGCCGCCGCAGATCTTAGCAAAGATCAGAGCTATTTTTTAGCAAACATCGATCCCACCGCGCTTGAGTTTATGCTCTTTCCGCTTGGAGGGATGTATAAAAAGGACGTCAAAGAGACCGCGCGCACCTATGCGGAGCTTTCGCAGATCGCTTCTGCGAGCGAAAGCAGCGAGATCTGCTTTGTGGACACCACCTACATCGACGTTTTGAACCGTCATACGGGCACCAAAATGCCCGGCATCGTGCGCGACCGCGCGGGCAACGCCATCGGCACTCACGAGGGCTATATGCATTACACGATCGGCAAGCGCCGCGGTTTTACGGTGCACGGCGCGCATGAGCCGCACTTCGTGCTAAGCATCGACCCGCACAAAAACGAGATCGTCGTGGGCGGCAAGGAGGAGCTAGCGACCTACGAGTTCGACACCGAAAATTTTAACGCCTTTTTAAGCAGGGATGAAATTTTAAATATGCCGGGTCTCGGCGTTAAGATCCGCTACCGCAGCGCCAAACTCCCCGTTAAAATTTCGCCGCGCAAGGACGGCGGGGTACATGCCGTACTGTCCGCACCCGCAGCGGGCATTGCTCCGGCACAGCTTGCGGTTTTTTACGACGAGCGTGACCGCGTAGTGGCAAGCGGATTTATAAAATAG